A section of the Ruania halotolerans genome encodes:
- a CDS encoding LacI family DNA-binding transcriptional regulator produces MPRPTIRTVAAAAGVSAAAVSHAMNGKPNIPPATAKRIREIADELGWRPASAGRRLSGVVSDVGLIVSRSREDFERDATFVHILASVSIEISKRGLTLVLAFVEEPDAVLDTYRRWWQEQKVDGFLLLDPVVGDPRAELLAELGVPAVTIGHSPDTDRIPEVTVADEHTMTEVMEHLRQLGHTRMARLSDPDTTVAVARRNVLYRASHRELFGADGILVVSDPHGPVSEDLARIVTEAQEPIAILVDSELMASRLYVAAHDRGWTIPEHVSVISWEDSWVCEMLAPRLTALRPPIEESARVALDVLAAQLRSEELPSGRVGPRELVERDSVADLRA; encoded by the coding sequence ATGCCACGCCCGACGATCCGTACTGTCGCTGCCGCCGCCGGTGTCTCCGCAGCGGCTGTTTCGCATGCGATGAACGGCAAGCCGAACATCCCACCGGCTACAGCCAAACGCATCCGGGAGATCGCTGACGAACTCGGCTGGCGGCCCGCCAGCGCGGGGAGAAGGCTCTCGGGAGTGGTCAGCGATGTCGGGTTGATCGTCTCCCGGTCGCGGGAGGACTTCGAGCGGGATGCCACCTTTGTGCACATCCTCGCGTCGGTCTCGATCGAGATCAGCAAGCGCGGCCTCACCCTCGTCCTCGCGTTCGTGGAAGAACCGGACGCGGTGCTGGATACCTACCGGCGATGGTGGCAGGAGCAGAAGGTGGATGGCTTCCTGCTACTGGACCCGGTGGTCGGCGATCCACGTGCGGAACTGCTGGCTGAACTGGGCGTGCCCGCGGTGACCATCGGGCATTCGCCGGACACGGACCGGATCCCAGAGGTCACCGTCGCCGACGAGCACACGATGACCGAGGTGATGGAGCATCTACGGCAGCTGGGTCACACTCGGATGGCCCGCTTGAGCGACCCCGACACCACTGTGGCCGTGGCACGTCGGAACGTGCTCTACCGCGCTTCCCACCGCGAACTCTTCGGTGCCGACGGTATCCTTGTCGTCAGTGACCCGCACGGCCCGGTCTCCGAGGATCTGGCCCGGATCGTCACCGAAGCGCAGGAGCCGATCGCGATCCTCGTTGACAGTGAACTCATGGCGAGCCGGCTCTACGTCGCCGCCCACGATCGCGGATGGACGATCCCCGAACATGTGTCGGTGATCTCGTGGGAGGACTCGTGGGTCTGCGAGATGCTCGCACCCCGGTTGACCGCGTTGCGGCCCCCGATCGAGGAGAGTGCTCGTGTTGCGCTCGACGTGCTCGCCGCGCAACTGCGATCCGAGGAGTTGCCCTCCGGCCGAGTGGGTCCCCGTGAACTCGTTGAACGGGACTCCGTCGCCGACCTTCGCGCCTAG
- a CDS encoding ABC transporter substrate-binding protein: MKPSPRIVAIPAIAALMVAAGCSGSGEQAETDNLVIQTNWTESQPQNAPLVAATEQFTDETGISVELLYNSDDLNQAYESAALAGEEADVVLLNLTDRQMNWATDGIVVPLNDQISEWGLDEVIPEYNVEEWTDEEGNLRGIPYTGFSWPWWFNTDLLAEAGVSEIPTTTDELVSAVTALRDAGITPMAAGGNDWSGQKLFLQIMQSYLPAGEAVEVFKNGTFCESDGAMRGIELFAELRDAGLFVDGAEGYTVDDATTEYFTGQAAMASMGSWSYLQAPEEIIEVTELGGFPGPGDGEYASPTAYQGATGSGFWVSHNGAEKMEAVEQFITFMYRDEVIDSLLTEGGIVPLVLPEGSDAAESNPLLAEALTTLPESVDWAVMPDLHIPASATNPMYRSVSIAFSPGNDAAAICAAMEEAYSG, translated from the coding sequence ATGAAGCCGAGTCCTCGAATTGTTGCCATTCCAGCGATTGCCGCGCTCATGGTGGCGGCTGGTTGTTCTGGTAGCGGCGAACAAGCAGAGACCGACAACCTCGTGATTCAAACGAACTGGACCGAGTCACAGCCGCAGAATGCGCCACTCGTTGCAGCTACCGAGCAATTCACGGACGAGACCGGAATCAGCGTCGAGCTGCTCTACAACAGCGACGATCTGAACCAGGCATACGAAAGCGCCGCGCTCGCCGGCGAAGAAGCGGACGTCGTCCTGCTCAACCTCACCGACCGGCAGATGAACTGGGCCACCGACGGCATCGTGGTCCCACTCAACGACCAAATCAGCGAGTGGGGCCTGGATGAGGTCATCCCCGAGTACAACGTCGAGGAGTGGACTGACGAGGAAGGGAACCTGCGGGGCATCCCCTACACCGGCTTCAGCTGGCCCTGGTGGTTCAACACCGACCTGCTCGCCGAGGCAGGGGTGAGCGAGATCCCGACGACGACCGACGAGTTGGTCAGCGCCGTCACCGCACTACGGGACGCCGGGATCACCCCGATGGCCGCTGGGGGCAACGACTGGTCCGGTCAGAAGCTCTTCCTGCAGATCATGCAGAGCTATCTGCCCGCCGGGGAAGCGGTGGAGGTGTTCAAGAACGGCACGTTCTGCGAGTCCGACGGCGCGATGCGCGGGATCGAGTTGTTCGCCGAGCTGCGCGATGCCGGCCTGTTCGTGGACGGAGCGGAGGGCTACACCGTCGACGACGCCACGACCGAGTACTTCACCGGGCAGGCGGCGATGGCCTCGATGGGCTCCTGGTCCTACCTGCAGGCACCGGAGGAGATCATCGAGGTCACCGAACTCGGTGGCTTCCCCGGCCCCGGTGACGGCGAGTATGCCAGCCCCACGGCGTACCAGGGCGCCACCGGCTCCGGCTTCTGGGTGAGTCACAACGGGGCGGAGAAGATGGAGGCGGTCGAACAGTTCATCACGTTCATGTACCGCGATGAGGTCATCGATTCCCTCCTGACCGAGGGCGGGATCGTGCCCCTGGTGCTGCCGGAGGGCTCAGACGCCGCCGAGAGCAACCCGTTGCTCGCCGAGGCACTCACCACACTCCCGGAGTCGGTGGACTGGGCGGTCATGCCGGATCTGCACATCCCGGCCTCTGCCACCAACCCGATGTACCGGTCAGTGAGCATCGCGTTCTCTCCCGGCAATGACGCGGCCGCGATCTGCGCCGCGATGGAGGAGGCCTACTCCGGATGA
- a CDS encoding carbohydrate ABC transporter permease, translating to MSTDTVTPRRPAAGRPARSSLMRSAAGLLPTVPALAWFLLFAVGPIVALFYFALLEWRSINADRTFVGLDNFARVIGDDVARQALLNSCIQLGVSLPIIIVGAFAFAYYLNLHPPGHRLIRTLLFTPVLLSTPALAMVFSGVFAPSGLANAVLGLIGLDAAQRPWLAQGATGLAAIITIGIWSGLAISTVMFTARLSALPTEVFEAAELDGCSHPRRIRAIAWPMAREFVGVVTTLQFLWTLFGSAALVLLLTRGGPGNDTVTLSFLVYDYAFGRQQVGYSQAIAVGLFILGAIGLLGIRSFFNEKSEES from the coding sequence ATGAGCACCGACACCGTGACGCCCCGCCGCCCGGCGGCGGGGCGTCCGGCCCGGTCCTCGCTCATGCGATCCGCGGCCGGCCTGCTGCCCACCGTCCCGGCCCTGGCCTGGTTCCTGCTGTTCGCGGTCGGGCCGATCGTGGCGCTGTTCTACTTCGCGCTGCTGGAGTGGCGCTCCATCAATGCTGACCGCACGTTCGTCGGCCTGGACAACTTCGCCCGCGTGATCGGTGACGACGTCGCGCGCCAGGCGCTGCTGAACTCCTGCATCCAACTGGGTGTGTCCCTCCCGATCATCATCGTCGGCGCGTTCGCATTCGCGTACTACCTCAACCTGCATCCTCCCGGTCACCGGCTCATCCGCACCCTGCTCTTCACCCCAGTACTGCTGTCCACTCCGGCGCTAGCGATGGTCTTCTCCGGGGTCTTCGCACCCTCCGGTCTGGCGAACGCCGTGTTGGGACTGATCGGACTCGACGCAGCGCAGCGGCCGTGGCTTGCCCAAGGCGCCACGGGGCTCGCAGCGATCATCACGATCGGGATCTGGTCCGGTCTGGCGATCTCGACCGTGATGTTCACCGCGCGCCTCTCGGCGCTACCCACGGAGGTGTTCGAGGCCGCGGAACTGGACGGCTGCAGCCATCCACGGCGCATCCGCGCCATCGCCTGGCCAATGGCGCGAGAATTCGTCGGTGTCGTCACCACACTCCAATTCCTGTGGACATTGTTCGGATCGGCCGCTCTGGTTCTCCTTCTCACCCGGGGCGGACCTGGAAACGACACGGTCACCTTGTCGTTCCTCGTGTACGACTATGCCTTTGGCAGGCAACAGGTCGGATATAGCCAGGCGATCGCCGTCGGGCTCTTCATTCTCGGCGCCATCGGGCTGCTGGGAATCAGGTCCTTCTTCAACGAGAAATCCGAGGAATCCTGA
- a CDS encoding carbohydrate ABC transporter permease encodes MASRRNSTFRAGPTRYFAHVAAWGYVVALALPLYYLVISSVKSTVEIVNQPFLPTLDPTFANFTDAITQADLGRAMVNSIYVTLGAEVLTLAVTLPAAYAIARARHRTGRALEAVFGAGFLIPGFAALVPSVMLAIAFGMFHTREFLILILGAAAIPLAVLLLTQAMRTVPRELEESASIDGASQARVFWSIYVPLTVPTMSVVAILNFLNFWNEYFFALVIGGTRPDVRTAQVALPTLSAATNAQFGILAAGVVITLVPVYIAYAVMSRRMENAILAGALKG; translated from the coding sequence ATGGCTTCACGACGCAACAGCACATTCCGGGCAGGACCGACAAGGTATTTCGCTCACGTGGCGGCGTGGGGATACGTGGTGGCCCTCGCCCTCCCCCTGTATTACTTGGTGATCTCCTCGGTGAAGAGCACGGTCGAGATCGTCAATCAGCCGTTCCTGCCGACTCTCGACCCGACGTTCGCGAACTTCACCGACGCCATCACGCAGGCCGACCTCGGCCGAGCCATGGTGAACTCGATCTACGTCACGCTGGGCGCCGAGGTGCTCACGCTCGCCGTCACGCTGCCGGCGGCCTACGCCATCGCCCGCGCCCGGCACCGCACCGGACGTGCCCTCGAGGCGGTCTTCGGTGCCGGCTTCCTCATCCCCGGTTTCGCCGCACTGGTGCCGTCGGTCATGCTGGCGATCGCATTCGGGATGTTCCACACCCGCGAGTTCCTGATCCTGATCCTCGGTGCGGCCGCGATCCCCCTGGCCGTGCTGCTGCTCACCCAGGCGATGCGGACGGTCCCACGCGAACTGGAGGAGAGCGCGAGCATCGACGGTGCGAGTCAGGCACGGGTCTTCTGGAGCATCTACGTACCCCTGACAGTGCCCACGATGTCGGTGGTGGCCATCCTGAACTTCCTCAACTTCTGGAACGAGTACTTCTTCGCCCTCGTCATCGGCGGCACCCGCCCGGATGTGCGCACCGCCCAGGTGGCCCTGCCCACTCTCTCAGCGGCCACGAATGCCCAGTTCGGCATCCTCGCCGCCGGCGTGGTGATCACGCTCGTGCCTGTCTACATCGCGTACGCGGTGATGTCACGACGGATGGAGAACGCCATCCTCGCCGGAGCGTTGAAAGGATGA
- a CDS encoding glycoside hydrolase family 3 protein translates to MAASRTYELSLREQVGQLNQRLKGWECVQRNGQSWAVTDVLRREVDRWGGLGALYGLFRADPWSGVTLESGISVAERADVAAMVTEYCVQHSEHGIPPLLAEEAPHGHMAIGGSLFPVNLAVAASWDSWGIREAAQITAEELRSSGAHLALVSGLDIARDPRWGRTEECYGEDPDAAAAFVTAVVEGMSSVPGVGVVLKHFAAQGAGIGGRNGSSASLGPIDLGDLHLTAARQGVLTGAVGVMAAYNDIDGLPCISNRQLLTHILRERWGFDGIVMADGGAVDRLIDLTDDPAAAAALAIRAGVDLSLWDESFTTLEAALERGLITVEEIRQASDRVLAVKDRLGLLGAAAHHGPATTESTTESTTETIAARARVVTTRLAERSIVQLSTSARALPLPAGTIAVVGPNADDLPALLGDYTPPVTGDLGGIATALRACPGMAERVLTPSSCRERSGTRWQVEPEDLQVCRRADAVVLVLGDTSERLYSTEFDNNGAAIPSSAIATGGEGVDVASMELPAEQLRLLDAVADLGTPVVCVVVSGRARALTRVLDRADAVIFSPYPGPAGAGAITRVLTGEAIATGRLPISLPYGDGVLPVAHNERVEHFFGYADQDGRSLPFGTGGHGIDEELCMPPRVVTAEALRSGRPLTVTVRVRNNTHRAVHHTVLLHGQRQVTGRQRRKNELLTFTSVSLEPGAERDVPLELHAEQLFARNAYGEPMVVPERVTMALTPGPHPPGTPGVHAVTITESS, encoded by the coding sequence ATGGCCGCCTCCCGCACCTACGAGCTGAGCCTGCGCGAGCAGGTGGGTCAACTCAACCAGCGGTTGAAGGGTTGGGAGTGTGTCCAGCGCAACGGCCAGAGCTGGGCTGTCACCGACGTGCTCCGTCGAGAGGTGGATCGGTGGGGAGGGCTCGGCGCCCTGTACGGCCTGTTCCGGGCCGATCCATGGTCCGGGGTCACCCTGGAGTCCGGGATCTCAGTTGCCGAGCGTGCCGATGTGGCCGCAATGGTCACGGAGTACTGCGTCCAGCACAGCGAGCACGGAATCCCGCCGTTGCTCGCAGAGGAGGCACCGCACGGGCATATGGCCATCGGCGGCAGCCTGTTCCCGGTCAATCTCGCGGTGGCGGCCTCCTGGGACTCCTGGGGCATCCGGGAGGCGGCGCAGATCACCGCGGAGGAGCTTCGCTCGAGCGGGGCACATCTGGCGTTGGTCTCCGGACTCGACATTGCCCGCGATCCCCGCTGGGGGCGCACCGAGGAGTGCTACGGCGAGGATCCGGATGCCGCTGCCGCGTTCGTGACCGCAGTGGTGGAGGGGATGTCCTCGGTTCCTGGGGTTGGCGTGGTGCTCAAACACTTCGCAGCGCAGGGCGCCGGAATCGGCGGCCGGAACGGTTCCAGCGCCTCGCTGGGACCGATCGACCTGGGTGATCTGCACCTGACTGCGGCGCGGCAGGGAGTGCTTACCGGTGCCGTCGGCGTCATGGCCGCCTACAACGACATCGACGGCCTGCCGTGCATCTCCAATCGCCAGCTGCTGACGCACATCCTGCGCGAGCGTTGGGGCTTCGACGGAATCGTGATGGCCGATGGCGGCGCCGTGGACCGGTTGATCGACCTGACCGACGATCCAGCGGCCGCCGCGGCCCTCGCGATCCGTGCCGGCGTGGACCTGAGCCTGTGGGATGAGTCGTTCACCACGCTCGAGGCGGCGCTCGAGCGCGGGTTGATCACCGTCGAGGAGATCCGGCAGGCGAGCGACCGGGTCCTGGCGGTCAAGGATCGGCTCGGGCTACTTGGCGCCGCTGCCCACCATGGCCCGGCGACCACCGAGAGCACTACCGAGAGCACTACCGAGACCATCGCCGCACGCGCCCGGGTTGTCACCACCCGGCTCGCGGAACGCTCGATCGTCCAACTGAGCACCTCGGCACGTGCGCTCCCGCTGCCAGCCGGAACGATCGCCGTCGTCGGCCCGAACGCGGACGACCTCCCTGCCCTGCTGGGCGACTACACCCCGCCGGTCACCGGCGACCTCGGCGGGATCGCCACAGCGCTGCGCGCCTGCCCGGGAATGGCGGAGCGAGTGCTCACCCCGTCCTCCTGCCGTGAGCGCAGCGGCACCCGCTGGCAGGTGGAGCCCGAGGATCTCCAGGTGTGCCGGCGAGCCGACGCCGTTGTGCTGGTGCTCGGCGATACGAGCGAGCGGCTGTACTCCACCGAGTTCGACAACAACGGGGCAGCGATCCCGAGCTCCGCGATCGCCACCGGCGGCGAAGGCGTTGACGTCGCCTCCATGGAGTTGCCGGCCGAGCAGCTGCGACTCCTCGACGCTGTGGCCGACCTCGGCACACCGGTGGTGTGCGTGGTGGTCTCCGGTCGGGCTCGTGCCCTCACCCGTGTGCTCGACCGTGCCGATGCCGTGATCTTCAGCCCGTACCCGGGCCCGGCCGGGGCGGGCGCCATCACCCGGGTGCTGACCGGGGAGGCCATCGCCACTGGCCGGCTGCCGATCAGCCTGCCGTACGGGGACGGGGTGCTCCCGGTGGCCCACAACGAACGCGTGGAGCACTTCTTCGGGTACGCCGACCAGGACGGGCGCTCACTTCCGTTCGGCACGGGCGGGCACGGGATCGACGAAGAACTGTGTATGCCCCCGCGCGTGGTGACCGCCGAGGCGCTGCGCTCCGGGCGCCCGCTCACGGTCACGGTCCGCGTGCGGAACAACACCCATCGCGCGGTCCATCACACGGTGCTGCTGCACGGTCAGCGGCAGGTGACCGGCCGGCAACGACGGAAGAACGAACTGCTCACGTTCACGAGTGTGAGCCTCGAGCCAGGGGCCGAGCGGGACGTCCCGCTCGAGCTGCACGCCGAGCAGCTGTTCGCGCGGAACGCCTACGGTGAACCCATGGTTGTTCCTGAACGAGTCACGATGGCTCTGACGCCGGGTCCGCACCCACCGGGAACGCCGGGGGTGCATGCAGTCACCATCACCGAGTCGTCATGA
- a CDS encoding alanine racemase, with the protein MNASGSENPEGPDDAAVPDWQGALAEHLVRPARADKSWSPALEGWRPGTPGPPVSELGSPVVTLDVDALGHNLAAMASWARSRDVDLAPHGKTTMCPALWHWQVAAGARAITVANVTGARIAVDAGIERVVIANEVVDPGGLAELAGLLTKDPDLDLVCWVDSVAGATWMSEHLRAAGAPRPLGVCVEFGMAGGRSGASTTEAAIEVARAVRVSPMLALRGVSGYEGSSPAQSEADREQDAIVFLDQLAGLFLACAPLVEAEQPIFSAGGSMYFDHVADAAARIREVPGSVVLVRSGSSLIHDDGLFARLTPSTRGRGPELRAAAHVWSRVLSAPEPGRAILDAGRRDLPFDAGLPVPQRVHRARGDDTEQLSPNWWATAMNDQHLHLAGSGVELQIGDLVRLGISHPCTLLDKWRTVLLVQSSDDSGRSHVVGALATSF; encoded by the coding sequence ATGAACGCCTCCGGCTCGGAGAATCCTGAAGGTCCCGACGACGCAGCGGTGCCGGACTGGCAGGGGGCGCTCGCTGAGCACCTCGTGCGCCCCGCACGTGCGGACAAATCGTGGTCACCAGCGCTCGAGGGATGGCGGCCAGGGACGCCGGGGCCACCGGTGAGTGAGCTGGGCTCACCCGTGGTCACGCTCGACGTGGACGCACTCGGGCACAATCTGGCAGCAATGGCTTCCTGGGCACGCTCACGAGACGTTGACCTGGCGCCGCACGGCAAGACGACGATGTGCCCGGCACTGTGGCACTGGCAGGTCGCAGCAGGGGCGCGCGCCATCACAGTGGCGAACGTCACCGGGGCACGGATCGCCGTCGATGCTGGCATCGAGCGGGTGGTGATCGCGAACGAGGTGGTCGACCCGGGCGGTTTGGCCGAGCTCGCCGGGTTGCTCACGAAGGACCCAGACCTGGACCTCGTGTGCTGGGTCGACTCCGTGGCAGGAGCAACATGGATGAGCGAACACCTGCGCGCAGCCGGTGCGCCCCGGCCGCTCGGCGTATGCGTGGAGTTCGGCATGGCCGGTGGCCGGTCCGGGGCCTCGACCACGGAGGCAGCGATCGAGGTCGCCCGCGCGGTGCGGGTCTCACCCATGCTCGCGCTGCGTGGGGTGTCCGGTTACGAGGGCAGCTCACCGGCGCAGAGCGAGGCTGATCGGGAGCAGGACGCGATCGTCTTCCTCGACCAGCTGGCCGGTCTGTTCCTGGCCTGCGCTCCCCTGGTCGAGGCCGAGCAGCCGATCTTCAGCGCCGGCGGAAGCATGTACTTCGATCACGTGGCCGACGCCGCCGCTCGGATACGTGAGGTCCCCGGATCGGTGGTGCTCGTCCGATCGGGGTCCTCCCTCATCCATGACGACGGCCTGTTCGCACGGCTGACCCCGAGCACCAGGGGCCGCGGACCGGAGTTGCGCGCCGCCGCTCACGTGTGGTCCCGGGTACTCTCCGCCCCGGAGCCGGGACGGGCCATCCTGGACGCCGGGCGGCGCGACCTTCCGTTCGATGCGGGCCTGCCGGTTCCCCAGCGCGTGCACCGGGCACGCGGAGACGACACCGAGCAGCTCAGCCCGAACTGGTGGGCCACCGCGATGAACGATCAGCACCTGCACCTGGCAGGTAGCGGCGTCGAACTGCAGATCGGCGACCTCGTCCGGCTCGGGATCTCGCACCCGTGCACCCTGCTGGACAAGTGGCGGACGGTCCTGCTCGTGCAGAGCAGTGACGACTCGGGCCGCAGCCACGTGGTCGGGGCACTGGCGACGTCGTTCTGA